The following are encoded in a window of Polynucleobacter sp. VK25 genomic DNA:
- a CDS encoding GNAT family N-acetyltransferase: MEILAKHWQEAGADAFLVREAVFIHEQQVPAELELDEFDLTATHVLAYQDAQCIGTGRLVDLGDGQTQIGRMAILAQYRGLGIGKQILEKLVDLAISQGAKAIILHSQVSAIPFYEKLGFKAQGGTYDEAGIPHRNMILLLPNLI, from the coding sequence TTGGAAATACTAGCTAAACACTGGCAAGAAGCTGGGGCAGACGCCTTTTTGGTGCGTGAGGCAGTCTTCATTCACGAGCAGCAGGTTCCTGCTGAGCTTGAATTAGACGAATTTGACCTCACTGCTACCCATGTCCTGGCCTACCAAGATGCGCAATGTATCGGCACTGGAAGGCTGGTGGATTTAGGTGATGGCCAGACTCAAATTGGGCGTATGGCTATCCTGGCTCAATATAGGGGTCTGGGCATAGGAAAGCAAATCCTAGAAAAACTAGTTGATCTGGCTATCTCTCAAGGGGCAAAGGCCATCATCCTGCACTCCCAAGTCAGCGCTATCCCTTTTTATGAAAAACTGGGCTTTAAAGCTCAAGGGGGTACCTATGATGAAGCAGGTATTCCCCATCGTAATATGATTCTCTTATTACCAAATTTGATTTAA
- a CDS encoding transglutaminase family protein, which yields MTTSRRSAIKTIVGALALPSLGPISSVFAQSSPEWTTYEIVTEVNLESPKGIAQSWVPLPLVLDTDYFRTIAIRSEASDPKAINQIYETPNKQARMVWTKWDAAATNHSVKVSILVSTRNRNLELSTSSPALKLSKEEQRFWTRPTKYLPTDGIVKAKAQEALAKLPANASDIDKAKAIYNWVVDNTRRDPKTRGCGQGDVKLMLETNNLGGKCADINAVFVALARSAGLPARDVYGIRIADSARGYKSLGKGGDITKAQHCRAEFYASGFGWVPVDPADVRKVILEETGGLAVTDPKVIAIRDYLFGNWEMNWMAYNYDHDIALPGSKLGSKGEIPFLMYPQAENTEGRFDSLDPDNFKYKITSRRIG from the coding sequence ATGACTACATCCCGCCGCTCAGCTATTAAAACAATCGTTGGTGCTTTAGCGCTTCCATCGCTTGGCCCTATTTCTTCAGTATTTGCACAATCTTCACCTGAGTGGACTACTTATGAGATCGTGACTGAAGTTAATCTAGAGTCACCAAAGGGCATTGCACAGAGCTGGGTTCCATTGCCACTGGTTTTAGATACGGACTATTTCCGCACCATTGCCATTCGCTCTGAAGCAAGTGATCCTAAAGCGATTAACCAAATATATGAAACGCCAAATAAACAAGCGCGCATGGTTTGGACAAAATGGGATGCCGCTGCTACCAACCATTCAGTGAAAGTATCAATCCTGGTTAGCACACGCAATCGCAATCTTGAGCTTTCTACATCAAGCCCTGCTCTCAAGCTGTCTAAAGAAGAGCAACGTTTTTGGACGCGCCCTACTAAATATCTCCCAACTGATGGCATCGTGAAAGCCAAAGCACAAGAGGCGCTTGCCAAACTCCCGGCTAATGCTAGCGATATAGACAAAGCTAAGGCTATTTATAACTGGGTAGTAGATAACACACGTCGCGATCCTAAAACCCGCGGTTGCGGTCAAGGTGATGTGAAGTTGATGCTAGAAACCAATAATCTCGGCGGCAAATGCGCCGATATCAATGCAGTTTTTGTAGCGCTTGCACGTTCAGCTGGATTGCCTGCACGGGATGTATACGGTATTCGTATTGCGGATTCTGCACGTGGCTATAAGAGCTTGGGTAAAGGTGGCGATATCACCAAAGCACAACACTGCCGTGCTGAGTTTTATGCCTCAGGCTTTGGTTGGGTGCCAGTAGATCCAGCGGATGTTCGTAAAGTTATCCTTGAAGAGACTGGTGGCTTAGCTGTTACCGACCCAAAAGTGATTGCTATTCGTGATTACCTCTTTGGTAATTGGGAAATGAACTGGATGGCATACAACTATGATCACGACATCGCATTACCGGGCTCTAAGCTTGGCAGCAAAGGCGAGATTCCATTCTTAATGTACCCACAGGCTGAGAATACTGAAGGTCGCTTTGACTCTCTTGACCCAGATAATTTCAAATACAAAATTACCAGTAGACGTATTGGCTAA
- a CDS encoding substrate-binding domain-containing protein encodes MKKMIRKLLLTTLAALSITSLSVSAQEKSIVVSSTTSTEQSGLFNYMLPIFKMKTGIEVKVVAVGTGQALDIGRRGDADVVFVHDKPAEEKFVEEGYSTKRYEVMYNDFVLIGPKSDPAKVGGGKDIQAALQKISAAQAPFVSRADKSGTHAAELRYWKGAGINPSASQSWYKETGSGMGPALNTASAMNGYILADRGTWLSFKNRGDLVILVQGDPKLFNQYGVMLVNPAKFPHVKKAQGQEFIDWLISKNGQDVIASYKIDGEQLFFPNAKK; translated from the coding sequence ATGAAAAAAATGATTCGCAAACTATTACTTACGACCCTGGCAGCCCTATCCATTACCTCACTTTCGGTCTCTGCCCAAGAAAAAAGTATTGTGGTGTCCTCCACCACCTCTACCGAGCAATCCGGCCTATTTAATTACATGCTGCCTATTTTTAAGATGAAGACAGGCATTGAGGTAAAGGTAGTTGCCGTAGGCACCGGCCAAGCATTGGACATTGGTCGTCGCGGTGATGCAGATGTCGTATTTGTTCATGACAAGCCTGCTGAAGAAAAATTCGTTGAGGAAGGTTATTCGACCAAACGCTACGAAGTGATGTACAACGACTTCGTTCTTATTGGGCCAAAATCAGATCCTGCAAAAGTGGGTGGCGGCAAAGACATTCAAGCAGCGCTCCAAAAGATTTCTGCAGCTCAAGCGCCTTTTGTATCTCGTGCAGATAAAAGTGGCACACATGCTGCAGAACTTCGTTATTGGAAAGGCGCCGGCATCAACCCTTCTGCTAGCCAATCTTGGTATAAAGAAACCGGCTCAGGCATGGGACCTGCCCTGAACACAGCATCCGCAATGAATGGCTATATCTTGGCTGACCGTGGCACTTGGTTAAGCTTTAAGAATCGCGGTGATCTCGTCATCTTGGTGCAGGGCGATCCTAAGCTATTCAATCAGTATGGCGTGATGTTGGTTAATCCAGCGAAATTCCCCCATGTGAAAAAAGCACAGGGTCAAGAATTTATTGATTGGCTTATTTCCAAGAACGGTCAGGATGTCATTGCCAGCTACAAGATTGATGGCGAGCAACTCTTCTTCCCTAATGCTAAAAAATAA
- a CDS encoding DEAD/DEAH box helicase, which produces MLFTDLGLSEPILRAIAEEGYTSPTPIQTKSIPAVLKGGDLLAAAQTGTGKTAGFTLPILQRLSTTKASSGKRLLRVLILTPTRELAAQVQESVVTYGKYTGLKSTVIFGGVGANPQIKAIAGGLDILVATPGRLLDLMSQNCVSLKDIEILVLDEADRMLDMGFLRDIKKILAVLPKQRQNLLFSATFSTEIKALADGLLNAPELIEVARSNSANEAIAQLIHPVDRTKKHPLLAHLIQTNDWKQVLVFTRTKHGANKLVTQLEKDGITSMAIHGNKSQSARTKALADFKAGKLTALVATDIAARGIDIDQLPHVVNYDLPNVSEDYVHRIGRTGRAGSNGVAVSLVCVDEHQMLRDIEKLIKQKLPQEVITGFEPDPNAVAQPIQLRSQQHQQSRKPRPAGSGGAPAKKAPAKRGSPPKRSFNR; this is translated from the coding sequence ATGTTATTTACAGATCTTGGTTTATCAGAACCCATTCTTCGCGCTATTGCTGAAGAAGGCTATACCAGCCCCACCCCGATTCAAACGAAATCGATTCCTGCTGTTTTAAAAGGTGGCGATCTATTGGCTGCAGCACAAACTGGCACAGGCAAGACCGCCGGCTTTACTCTGCCGATTCTGCAGCGCTTAAGCACTACCAAAGCAAGTTCAGGCAAACGTCTTTTACGCGTGCTCATTCTCACACCTACACGAGAGCTAGCCGCCCAAGTTCAAGAATCTGTTGTGACCTACGGCAAATACACGGGCCTGAAGTCCACCGTGATCTTTGGTGGTGTTGGTGCCAATCCGCAAATTAAAGCCATTGCTGGTGGTCTAGATATTTTGGTTGCTACGCCAGGTCGCTTATTGGATTTGATGTCGCAAAATTGCGTATCCCTCAAGGATATTGAAATTTTAGTTCTCGATGAAGCAGATCGCATGCTCGATATGGGCTTCTTGCGTGACATCAAAAAGATCTTGGCAGTACTGCCAAAGCAGCGTCAGAACCTATTATTCTCAGCCACCTTCTCTACTGAGATAAAGGCGTTGGCCGACGGCTTGTTAAATGCACCAGAGTTAATTGAGGTTGCTCGCAGCAATAGCGCCAATGAAGCCATTGCCCAATTGATCCACCCAGTAGACAGAACTAAGAAACATCCGCTTTTAGCCCATCTGATTCAAACTAATGACTGGAAACAAGTGTTGGTCTTTACACGTACCAAGCATGGTGCCAATAAGTTAGTTACTCAATTGGAAAAAGATGGCATAACTAGCATGGCTATCCACGGTAATAAAAGCCAATCTGCTCGCACTAAAGCGTTGGCAGACTTTAAGGCAGGCAAGTTAACCGCATTGGTTGCTACCGACATTGCTGCACGCGGTATTGATATTGACCAACTCCCCCATGTAGTGAACTACGACCTTCCAAACGTCTCCGAAGACTATGTACATCGCATTGGACGTACAGGTCGCGCAGGATCCAATGGTGTGGCAGTGTCACTGGTATGTGTTGATGAACACCAAATGCTCAGAGATATTGAAAAACTCATTAAGCAAAAACTCCCACAAGAAGTGATTACCGGATTTGAGCCCGATCCTAATGCTGTTGCGCAGCCAATTCAATTGCGTAGCCAACAGCACCAACAGTCTAGAAAGCCGAGGCCTGCAGGATCTGGTGGAGCTCCGGCGAAGAAGGCGCCCGCAAAGCGCGGTAGCCCGCCCAAACGAAGCTTTAACCGCTAA
- a CDS encoding substrate-binding domain-containing protein, with translation MAQNNPTKPEAIYGQGSKSFKLATGSPGELGLLQALGEAFDKKEGARLIWIKAGSGASLNLLKNQQVDMIMVHAPDAVNKALADGWATNRTLIGSNEFYIVGPKNDAANIKTAGSGADAYAKIAKAKANFISRGDRSGTHQKEMDIWKKADITPEGGWYIVTNDFMTASLKKASAENAYFMTDSSTWVAEKDIAPNLVILYRGDKFLVNTYDALAAPAGATENRDIAVKFIQFVASDEGQTIIRNYGKSKYKEPLYNDAAYAKQYVH, from the coding sequence ATGGCACAAAATAACCCCACAAAACCAGAAGCGATTTATGGGCAAGGTAGTAAAAGCTTTAAATTGGCTACCGGTAGTCCAGGTGAATTAGGACTTCTTCAAGCTCTTGGAGAGGCGTTTGATAAGAAAGAAGGAGCGCGCTTAATCTGGATTAAAGCAGGTAGCGGCGCCTCTTTAAATCTACTTAAAAACCAACAAGTGGATATGATCATGGTGCATGCACCGGACGCGGTTAACAAGGCGCTTGCAGATGGCTGGGCGACCAATCGCACCCTCATTGGATCAAATGAGTTTTATATTGTTGGCCCAAAGAATGACGCAGCAAACATTAAAACGGCAGGCAGCGGCGCCGATGCTTACGCAAAGATAGCGAAAGCAAAAGCAAACTTTATTTCTAGAGGCGATAGATCAGGCACCCATCAAAAAGAGATGGACATCTGGAAGAAGGCCGACATAACCCCTGAGGGCGGCTGGTACATCGTTACCAATGACTTTATGACGGCGTCCTTAAAAAAGGCCAGCGCAGAAAATGCTTATTTCATGACCGATAGCAGCACCTGGGTTGCCGAAAAAGATATTGCGCCTAATTTGGTCATTCTGTACCGTGGTGATAAGTTCTTAGTAAATACCTATGACGCCCTAGCAGCTCCCGCTGGCGCTACTGAAAATCGCGATATTGCTGTGAAATTCATTCAATTTGTGGCTTCAGATGAAGGTCAGACGATTATTCGCAATTACGGAAAGTCAAAATACAAAGAGCCTCTTTATAATGATGCTGCATATGCAAAGCAATACGTCCATTAG
- a CDS encoding YbgC/FadM family acyl-CoA thioesterase has product MTTTNSNNPTFIYTHRVCYSDTDAAGFVYHGRYLEIFERSRAEWLAQRGLSPTKLQNEFTMVMPLRELTMNFHKPGRLDDLLYIDQVIEHRGRTQVTVKQTAQRKLPDSEEFQVIASAVLHIVCVDTNTLKPKAWPDCVFQDE; this is encoded by the coding sequence ATGACTACTACCAACTCAAATAACCCGACTTTTATCTACACGCATCGCGTTTGCTATTCCGATACGGATGCAGCGGGCTTTGTCTATCACGGACGATATCTTGAGATCTTTGAGCGCAGTCGTGCAGAGTGGCTTGCTCAACGTGGCCTGAGCCCTACCAAACTTCAGAATGAATTTACTATGGTGATGCCATTGCGCGAACTCACCATGAACTTCCATAAACCAGGACGCCTGGATGACTTGCTTTACATAGACCAAGTCATTGAACATCGTGGACGCACACAGGTGACTGTGAAGCAGACTGCCCAAAGAAAGCTTCCTGACAGCGAAGAATTCCAAGTAATTGCGAGCGCTGTACTGCATATCGTTTGCGTTGATACCAACACACTCAAACCCAAGGCATGGCCTGATTGCGTATTCCAGGATGAGTGA
- a CDS encoding molybdopterin-binding protein has protein sequence MELKVKLSARNTLNGKVVELKMGQTTSHVKIDIGGDHIVTASITNEAVDELNLKVGDQAWAVIKASDVMIAKGA, from the coding sequence ATGGAACTGAAAGTCAAACTTAGCGCTCGCAATACTTTGAACGGTAAAGTAGTTGAACTCAAGATGGGTCAAACAACTTCGCACGTAAAGATCGATATCGGCGGCGACCATATTGTTACAGCCTCTATCACCAATGAAGCAGTTGATGAACTCAACCTGAAGGTTGGAGATCAAGCTTGGGCAGTGATCAAAGCATCTGACGTCATGATTGCCAAAGGCGCCTAA
- a CDS encoding TlpA disulfide reductase family protein has product MNKPAREVILALVFSFLSLVSLSAAAEWRPPAQLGLPQAAPPLLLNNLSGKQVDIAKLKGKVVVVNFWASWCEPCREEFEELAQLQESYGPKGLVVLAVNLAEMKPRIMQFLKGNGFSENGVEILLDRNSTVYKSWKARGLPTTFLVSKSGKIEGVWIGAIENVDSNDVKGKIEVLLRQ; this is encoded by the coding sequence ATGAATAAACCAGCACGAGAAGTGATTCTTGCGCTGGTTTTTTCTTTTCTTTCTCTTGTGAGCCTTTCAGCTGCTGCAGAATGGCGCCCGCCTGCTCAACTAGGATTGCCTCAAGCAGCTCCACCACTATTACTGAACAATCTATCGGGCAAGCAGGTAGACATAGCGAAGCTCAAAGGTAAGGTTGTTGTGGTGAACTTTTGGGCTAGTTGGTGCGAACCGTGTCGCGAAGAATTCGAAGAGCTTGCCCAGTTACAGGAAAGCTATGGCCCTAAAGGGCTTGTTGTGTTGGCAGTAAATCTAGCAGAAATGAAACCGCGCATCATGCAATTTCTGAAAGGAAATGGCTTTTCAGAAAACGGTGTTGAAATCTTGCTCGATCGCAATAGCACGGTCTATAAGTCCTGGAAAGCTCGCGGTCTACCTACTACCTTCCTTGTCAGCAAAAGTGGCAAGATTGAAGGTGTCTGGATAGGTGCCATTGAGAATGTCGATAGCAATGACGTAAAAGGGAAAATTGAAGTCTTGCTGCGCCAATAA